The Novosphingobium kaempferiae genome includes a window with the following:
- a CDS encoding acyl-CoA dehydrogenase family protein, with the protein MDLSLNEDQRQVLDFIDSLARPFAGVPMHDVSLALESEELDAALVENGFLDVMAVEELGPVTAALVVEKLARLPFAVEAAASAFVRPLIDPDLPRPLCLVEEGRDGAPIRFLRSGATVVVVGASGVRSFRAVESLIAPAQEDTLYGYPVAFLTGIPDATMAHDVDPSEVLRAWRVAVAAEAAGLLGAALASTVTYVSDRKQFGRPLATFQGMRHRLAEDQVMTNSVYWLALRAAGTGDPGDAAMALLHAQEAAKRVCYDYHQFLGGMGMTLEHPLHLWTYRLKLLSAELGGRGEQGLAAAEALWG; encoded by the coding sequence ATGGACTTGTCCCTCAACGAGGACCAGCGGCAGGTTCTGGACTTCATCGACAGCCTTGCGCGGCCCTTTGCGGGCGTGCCGATGCACGACGTCTCGCTGGCGCTGGAAAGTGAGGAACTGGACGCGGCGCTGGTGGAGAACGGCTTCCTCGACGTGATGGCGGTGGAGGAACTCGGCCCTGTGACTGCCGCGCTGGTGGTGGAGAAGCTGGCGCGCCTGCCTTTCGCGGTGGAGGCTGCGGCTTCGGCGTTCGTGCGACCGCTGATCGATCCCGACCTGCCGCGCCCGCTGTGTCTGGTGGAGGAAGGTCGAGACGGCGCGCCCATACGCTTCCTGCGTTCCGGTGCGACCGTCGTGGTCGTGGGCGCTTCAGGCGTGCGCAGCTTCAGGGCCGTCGAAAGCCTGATCGCACCTGCGCAGGAGGATACGCTCTACGGCTATCCGGTCGCCTTCCTGACCGGCATTCCCGATGCGACGATGGCGCATGACGTGGACCCGTCCGAAGTCCTGCGCGCATGGCGCGTCGCAGTGGCGGCGGAAGCAGCGGGCCTGCTGGGCGCGGCGCTGGCGAGTACCGTCACTTATGTGTCCGATCGCAAGCAGTTCGGCCGCCCGCTCGCCACGTTCCAGGGGATGCGGCACCGGCTGGCCGAGGATCAGGTCATGACCAACAGCGTCTACTGGCTGGCCTTGCGTGCGGCCGGGACCGGCGATCCCGGCGATGCGGCGATGGCGCTGCTGCACGCGCAGGAGGCGGCGAAGCGGGTCTGCTACGACTATCACCAGTTCCTCGGCGGCATGGGCATGACGCTGGAGCATCCGCTGCACTTGTGGACCTATCGCCTCAAGCTGTTGAGCGCGGAACTGGGAGGACGCGGGGAGCAGGGGCTGGCGGCGGCGGAGGCGCTTTGGGGCTAG
- a CDS encoding helix-turn-helix transcriptional regulator, whose protein sequence is MALTSRDETDLLLPLIAGIGDAAQFSEFLERLRRRSDAEYVSIVMKQGDGPHAQITDFHAGLDLRAEAREVDPFEMHALERLHYDQLRPGRVYSVGEFVDHDPVFRAERMAKMARLGIADERVVRLSKAGETDAWLILARAKPCEAADSALLSSLAPYLEAALRSYVMLEDHRIRASVSAQGMARSATAWMVFDREARLLSIDPRLDAWLRINLGYVPRIGDRLRDLGVHAERELSAAAGLYASDSPPPPRAVMLHEEPRLEALLTSTSDMPRPSMLALCRLPNARTPASVERLARLFDLPAREAELAIALNEGLSIAEAAERMGLTLETARNYSKRLYAKLGVRGQAELVRLVCDSVAVMG, encoded by the coding sequence ATGGCGCTTACATCGCGAGACGAGACAGATTTGCTGCTGCCGCTGATAGCGGGGATTGGCGATGCGGCGCAGTTCTCCGAGTTTCTGGAGCGCCTGCGTCGCCGGAGCGATGCCGAGTACGTCAGCATCGTGATGAAGCAGGGCGACGGTCCACACGCCCAGATCACCGACTTCCACGCCGGTCTCGACTTGCGCGCGGAGGCGCGGGAGGTCGATCCCTTCGAGATGCATGCGCTGGAGCGGCTGCACTACGACCAGCTGCGTCCGGGCCGGGTCTACAGTGTCGGCGAGTTCGTCGACCACGACCCGGTGTTCCGCGCTGAACGCATGGCCAAGATGGCCCGCCTCGGCATCGCCGACGAGCGCGTGGTGCGCCTGTCCAAGGCTGGAGAGACCGACGCCTGGCTGATCCTCGCCCGCGCCAAGCCGTGCGAGGCGGCGGACAGCGCCCTGCTCTCCTCCCTCGCGCCCTATCTGGAGGCGGCCCTGCGCAGCTACGTCATGCTGGAGGACCACCGCATCCGCGCCAGCGTCAGCGCACAGGGCATGGCTCGCAGCGCGACGGCATGGATGGTGTTCGACCGAGAGGCGCGTCTGCTCAGCATCGACCCGCGCCTTGATGCGTGGCTGCGCATCAACCTCGGCTACGTGCCGCGCATCGGGGATCGCCTGCGCGATCTCGGCGTCCATGCCGAACGGGAACTCAGCGCGGCAGCAGGGCTCTATGCCTCGGACAGTCCGCCGCCGCCGCGTGCGGTGATGCTGCACGAGGAACCGAGGCTGGAGGCGCTGCTTACGTCCACCAGCGACATGCCGCGCCCCTCGATGCTGGCGCTCTGCCGCCTGCCGAATGCGCGAACCCCTGCCAGCGTGGAACGCCTCGCCCGCCTGTTCGACCTGCCCGCGCGCGAGGCCGAACTGGCGATCGCGCTCAATGAGGGGCTGTCCATCGCCGAAGCCGCCGAGCGCATGGGCCTGACGCTGGAAACGGCGCGCAATTATTCCAAGCGGCTGTACGCCAAGCTCGGCGTGCGCGGGCAGGCGGAACTGGTCCGGCTGGTGTGCGACAGCGTGGCGGTGATGGGCTGA
- the cysD gene encoding sulfate adenylyltransferase subunit CysD: MKTLTHLERLEAESIHIIREVVAEAEKPVMLYSVGKDSAVMLHLARKAFYPSPPPFPLLHVDTTWKFKAMYDLRDKMARESGMELLVYQNPEAAEKGINPFDHGALHTDMWKTEGLKQALDKYGFDAAFGGARRDEEKSRAKERIFSFRTSSHGWDPKNQRPELWNLYNAKKARGESIRVFPISNWTELDIWQYIHLNDIPIVPLYFADKRPTVERDGMLLMVDDERFPLKDGEVPVERSIRFRTLGCYPLTGAVESEAKTLPEVIQETLLTTTSERQGRAIDKDAGGAGMEVKKQQGYF; this comes from the coding sequence ATGAAGACCCTCACGCACCTCGAAAGGCTCGAGGCCGAATCCATCCACATCATCCGCGAAGTCGTCGCCGAGGCTGAGAAGCCGGTGATGCTCTATTCCGTGGGCAAGGACAGCGCGGTGATGCTGCACCTTGCGCGGAAGGCGTTCTATCCCTCGCCGCCGCCGTTCCCGCTGCTCCATGTCGATACGACGTGGAAATTCAAGGCGATGTACGACCTGCGCGACAAGATGGCGCGTGAAAGCGGCATGGAACTGCTGGTCTACCAGAACCCCGAAGCGGCCGAGAAGGGCATCAACCCGTTCGACCACGGCGCGCTCCACACCGACATGTGGAAGACCGAAGGGCTCAAGCAGGCGCTCGACAAGTACGGCTTCGACGCGGCCTTCGGCGGCGCCCGCCGCGATGAGGAGAAGAGCCGCGCCAAGGAGCGCATCTTCTCGTTCCGCACGTCCTCGCACGGCTGGGATCCCAAGAACCAGCGCCCGGAGCTGTGGAACCTCTACAATGCGAAGAAGGCGCGCGGGGAATCGATCCGTGTGTTTCCGATCTCCAACTGGACCGAGCTGGACATCTGGCAGTACATCCACCTCAACGACATCCCCATCGTCCCGCTCTATTTCGCGGACAAGCGTCCCACCGTGGAGCGCGACGGGATGCTGCTGATGGTCGACGACGAGCGTTTCCCGCTGAAGGACGGCGAAGTGCCGGTGGAGCGCTCCATCCGCTTCCGCACGCTGGGCTGCTACCCGCTGACGGGCGCTGTGGAGAGCGAGGCGAAGACGCTTCCCGAGGTGATCCAGGAGACGCTCCTCACCACCACCAGCGAGCGGCAGGGCCGCGCCATCGACAAGGACGCCGGCGGTGCCGGCATGGAAGTCAAGAAGCAGCAGGGGTACTTCTGA
- the cysN gene encoding sulfate adenylyltransferase subunit CysN, whose product MAQNDTETVLSDTKPVQNDAEARYVTDSLIAEDIDAYLVQHEHKTMLRFITCGSVDDGKSTLIGRLLYDSKMIFEDQLDALQSDSKKVGTQGQEIDFALLVDGLAAEREQGITIDVAYRFFNTEKRKFIVADCPGHEQYTRNMVTGASTADLAVILIDARKGVLVQTRRHSYLCHLIGIKNVVLAVNKMDLVDYDQAVFDAIVKDYAEFAKSIGIESFTAMPISGFKGDNITTLSDNTPWYQGPTLVEHLETVEVLSSVDADKPFRLPVQWVNRPNLDFRGFSGLIATGGVKPGDKIRVLPSGKTSTITRVVTFDGDLDEAVAGQSVTVCFEDEIDCSRGSVISVADNPPQTADQFESTIVWMADEALIPGRAYWLKLGTQQVSATVAEPKYTVNVNTMEHMAAKTLDLNAIGVAEITTDKQIVFEPYAENRTLGGFILIDKMTNATVAAGMLNFSLRRSQNVHWQAVDIDRKQHAGLKNQKPAVLWFTGLSGSGKSTIANMVEKKLHRMNRHTFLLDGDNVRHGLNKDLGFTEADRIENIRRVGEVSKLMTDAGLIVITAFISPFQADREMVRSMLPEGEFIEVFIDTPLKVAEARDVKGLYKKARSGELKNFTGIDSPYEAPRNPEVRIDTTVMSPEEAADLIVDTLLGDA is encoded by the coding sequence ATGGCACAGAACGACACCGAGACGGTACTGAGCGACACCAAGCCCGTGCAGAACGACGCCGAAGCACGCTACGTCACCGACAGCCTCATCGCAGAGGACATCGACGCCTATCTCGTCCAGCACGAGCACAAGACGATGCTGCGCTTCATCACCTGCGGCAGCGTCGACGATGGCAAGTCCACCCTGATCGGACGCCTGCTCTACGATTCGAAGATGATCTTCGAGGACCAGCTCGACGCGCTGCAGTCGGACTCCAAGAAGGTCGGCACACAGGGGCAGGAGATCGACTTCGCGCTGCTCGTCGACGGCCTCGCCGCCGAGCGTGAGCAGGGCATCACCATCGACGTCGCCTATCGCTTCTTCAACACCGAGAAGCGCAAGTTCATCGTCGCCGACTGCCCGGGCCACGAACAGTACACCCGCAACATGGTGACGGGCGCCTCGACCGCCGACCTTGCGGTGATCCTGATCGACGCGCGCAAGGGCGTGCTGGTCCAGACGCGCCGCCATTCGTACCTGTGCCATCTGATCGGCATCAAGAACGTGGTGCTGGCGGTGAACAAGATGGACCTCGTCGACTACGACCAGGCCGTGTTCGATGCCATCGTCAAGGACTACGCCGAGTTCGCGAAGTCCATCGGGATCGAGAGCTTCACCGCGATGCCGATTTCCGGCTTCAAGGGCGACAACATCACCACGCTCTCGGACAATACGCCGTGGTATCAGGGCCCGACGCTGGTCGAGCACCTCGAAACCGTCGAGGTTCTGTCCTCCGTCGATGCCGACAAGCCGTTCCGCCTGCCGGTGCAGTGGGTGAACCGTCCGAACCTCGACTTCCGGGGCTTCTCGGGCCTCATCGCCACGGGCGGCGTCAAGCCGGGCGACAAGATCCGTGTCCTGCCCTCGGGCAAGACCAGCACGATCACGCGCGTCGTGACCTTCGACGGCGATCTTGACGAGGCCGTCGCCGGCCAGTCCGTCACCGTCTGCTTCGAGGACGAGATCGACTGTTCGCGCGGGTCGGTCATCTCGGTCGCGGACAATCCGCCGCAGACCGCCGACCAGTTCGAATCGACCATCGTGTGGATGGCCGACGAGGCGCTGATCCCGGGCCGTGCCTACTGGCTCAAGCTCGGCACGCAGCAGGTTTCCGCGACCGTCGCCGAGCCCAAGTACACGGTCAACGTCAACACCATGGAGCACATGGCGGCCAAGACGCTCGACCTCAACGCCATCGGCGTGGCCGAGATAACCACCGACAAGCAGATCGTCTTCGAGCCCTATGCGGAGAACCGCACGCTCGGCGGGTTCATCCTGATCGACAAGATGACCAACGCCACGGTGGCGGCGGGCATGCTCAATTTCTCGCTGCGCCGTTCGCAGAACGTCCATTGGCAGGCGGTAGACATCGACCGCAAGCAGCACGCGGGGCTCAAGAACCAGAAGCCCGCGGTGCTGTGGTTCACCGGCCTTTCGGGCTCGGGCAAGTCCACCATCGCCAACATGGTCGAGAAGAAGCTGCACCGGATGAACCGGCACACCTTCCTGCTCGACGGCGACAACGTGCGCCACGGTCTGAACAAGGATCTCGGCTTCACCGAGGCCGACCGCATCGAGAACATCCGCCGCGTCGGCGAAGTCTCGAAGCTGATGACCGACGCGGGGCTTATCGTCATCACCGCGTTCATCTCGCCGTTCCAGGCGGACCGCGAGATGGTGCGCTCGATGCTGCCCGAGGGCGAGTTCATCGAGGTGTTCATCGACACCCCGCTGAAGGTGGCCGAGGCGCGCGACGTGAAGGGTCTCTACAAGAAGGCGCGTTCGGGCGAGCTGAAGAACTTCACCGGCATCGACAGCCCCTATGAGGCGCCGCGCAACCCGGAGGTCCGCATCGACACCACCGTGATGTCGCCCGAGGAAGCTGCCGACCTCATCGTCGACACCCTGCTGGGAGACGCCTGA
- a CDS encoding 3'(2'),5'-bisphosphate nucleotidase CysQ, with protein sequence MSLSDGDLAAKLAEEAGKILLSVRGCGLFGGKALGKAGDQTANQFLCHALREQRPDDGLLSEEEKDNAERLSRSRVWIVDPVDGTREYGEERADWAVHVGLAVDGVPALGAVALPGAGLVLRSDQPGEIPPAPERLRMVVSRTRPAREATSVAETIGAELVPMGSAGAKAMAIVLGQADIYLHSGGQYEWDSCAPAAVALGWGLHVSRIDGSPLVYNQQDVYMPDLLICRKEHAEMVLREVAALV encoded by the coding sequence ATGAGCCTGTCCGACGGCGATCTCGCGGCGAAGTTGGCCGAAGAGGCGGGCAAGATCCTGCTGAGCGTGCGCGGCTGCGGCCTGTTCGGCGGCAAGGCACTGGGCAAGGCGGGCGACCAGACCGCCAACCAGTTCCTCTGCCACGCCCTGCGCGAACAGCGCCCGGATGACGGCCTGCTCTCCGAAGAGGAGAAGGACAACGCCGAGCGCCTGTCCAGGAGCCGCGTGTGGATTGTCGATCCGGTCGACGGCACCCGCGAATATGGCGAGGAGCGCGCCGACTGGGCGGTCCACGTCGGTCTCGCGGTGGACGGCGTGCCGGCGCTCGGTGCGGTGGCGCTGCCGGGCGCGGGCCTCGTCCTGCGCTCGGACCAGCCGGGCGAAATTCCGCCCGCACCGGAACGCCTGCGCATGGTCGTCAGCCGCACCCGTCCGGCGCGGGAGGCCACCAGCGTCGCCGAGACGATCGGCGCGGAACTCGTGCCCATGGGCTCGGCCGGGGCCAAGGCCATGGCGATCGTGCTGGGACAGGCGGATATCTACCTGCATTCGGGCGGTCAGTACGAGTGGGACAGCTGCGCTCCTGCCGCCGTCGCGCTCGGCTGGGGGCTGCATGTCTCGCGGATCGACGGCTCGCCGCTCGTCTACAACCAGCAGGACGTCTACATGCCCGACCTGCTGATCTGTCGGAAGGAACATGCCGAGATGGTGCTGCGCGAGGTCGCGGCGCTGGTTTGA
- a CDS encoding TetR/AcrR family transcriptional regulator — protein sequence MEARTRRRVRDPIATRETILEAASNLLAKDGLEGVSLSAVAHLAAVNRGTAYQHFETREKLIEATIEWVSDKLFRAVFGDPDTIGERRVEEVDTAALTDRLCDFAMENPEICRVWLQQVLASPDPSQDPFWREYAGSLQRFADTKLAMPGIDAEVLAVMNLAGVFFWPIFARSHAADDAERSTLGHRFSHEILRLSMYGSMNASRFPDIAARLAAEGPPKRD from the coding sequence ATGGAAGCGAGGACCAGGCGCAGGGTCAGGGATCCCATCGCCACGCGCGAGACGATCCTCGAAGCGGCCAGCAACCTGCTCGCCAAGGACGGCCTGGAGGGCGTGAGCCTTTCCGCCGTGGCCCACCTGGCGGCGGTCAACCGGGGCACCGCCTACCAGCATTTCGAAACGCGCGAGAAGCTGATCGAGGCGACCATCGAATGGGTCTCGGACAAGCTGTTCCGTGCCGTCTTCGGCGATCCCGACACCATCGGCGAACGCCGCGTCGAGGAGGTGGACACCGCCGCGCTCACCGACCGCCTGTGCGATTTCGCGATGGAAAATCCCGAGATCTGCCGGGTCTGGCTCCAGCAGGTGCTCGCCTCGCCCGACCCGAGCCAGGATCCCTTCTGGCGCGAGTATGCAGGCTCGCTCCAGCGGTTCGCCGATACGAAGCTCGCGATGCCGGGGATCGATGCCGAAGTGTTGGCGGTAATGAACCTTGCAGGCGTGTTCTTCTGGCCGATCTTCGCCCGTTCCCACGCCGCCGACGATGCCGAGCGCAGCACGCTGGGCCACCGCTTCAGCCACGAGATCCTGCGCCTTTCGATGTACGGCTCGATGAACGCCTCGCGCTTCCCGGACATCGCTGCGCGGCTGGCGGCGGAGGGCCCGCCGAAGCGCGATTGA
- a CDS encoding MDR family oxidoreductase, with protein sequence MFSAIVIDKTEEGQTVGLQQLDESVLPEGDVTIDVAYSTLNFKDGLAITGSSPVVRKFPMVPGIDLVGTVTESSHGDWKAGDTVVLNGWGVGEGHWGGLAQKARLKGDWLVPLPAAFTPAQAMAIGTAGYTAALCVDALVDWGVMPEQGEVLVTGATGGVGSVAIAILKRLGYSVAALTGKPAEADYLKALGAETIIDRAELAEKGKPLQKERWAGVVDTAGSFTLANACAQTKYGGAVAACGLAQGADLPATVMPFILRGVALLGIDSVMAPKAKRLKAWDRLAKDLDPAALDTIGQTIGLGDAVDAAKKFMSGEVKGRFIVDVNA encoded by the coding sequence ATGTTTTCCGCTATCGTCATCGACAAGACCGAAGAGGGCCAGACCGTCGGCCTGCAGCAGCTGGATGAAAGCGTGCTGCCCGAAGGCGATGTGACCATCGACGTCGCCTATTCGACGCTCAACTTCAAGGATGGCCTCGCCATCACCGGCAGTTCGCCGGTCGTGCGCAAGTTCCCGATGGTGCCGGGCATCGACCTCGTCGGCACCGTGACCGAGAGCAGCCATGGCGACTGGAAGGCGGGCGACACCGTTGTGCTCAACGGCTGGGGCGTGGGCGAGGGCCACTGGGGCGGGCTGGCTCAGAAGGCGCGGCTCAAGGGCGACTGGCTGGTGCCGCTGCCTGCGGCCTTCACCCCGGCGCAGGCCATGGCGATCGGCACGGCGGGCTATACCGCCGCGCTCTGCGTCGATGCGCTGGTCGACTGGGGCGTGATGCCGGAGCAGGGCGAAGTGCTCGTCACGGGCGCGACCGGCGGCGTCGGCTCGGTCGCCATCGCGATCCTCAAGAGGCTGGGCTATTCGGTCGCCGCGCTGACCGGCAAGCCTGCCGAGGCGGACTATCTCAAGGCGCTGGGCGCCGAGACGATCATCGACCGCGCCGAACTGGCGGAGAAGGGCAAGCCGCTCCAGAAGGAGCGCTGGGCGGGCGTGGTGGACACCGCGGGCAGCTTCACCCTCGCCAATGCCTGCGCGCAGACGAAGTACGGCGGCGCGGTGGCGGCCTGCGGTCTGGCGCAGGGCGCGGACCTTCCGGCAACGGTCATGCCCTTCATCCTGCGCGGCGTGGCGCTGCTCGGTATCGACAGCGTGATGGCGCCCAAGGCCAAGCGCCTGAAGGCATGGGACCGGCTGGCGAAGGATCTCGATCCCGCCGCGCTCGACACCATCGGCCAGACCATCGGCCTTGGCGATGCGGTGGATGCCGCCAAGAAGTTCATGTCGGGCGAGGTCAAGGGCCGCTTCATCGTCGATGTGAACGCCTGA
- a CDS encoding class I adenylate-forming enzyme family protein codes for MTKRMGMTGSVKVVDGLSVVHGIALEDEQGIGALTLGGYVREIAARYGPREAAVIHLDGQVVRWTYDELYARSLQVAKSLIALGTGKGTRVGILMTNRPEFLAGVLGAALAGCVATPISTFFTPSELEVVLKASGVSVLLLERSVLKKDFAEMLAGLEPEVMAAQPGALASRRFPFLRYAAMIDSDEPLGMIETFAAFRRRGAGVAEELVLAASDAVTPADPGILLFSSGSTGKAKGILSAHRGVCLQLWRWPQWYAIRDEVPARTWSANGFFWSGNFACALGGTLSRGGTLVLQRWFDAAEALDLMAKERANMALAWPHQWPQLEAAPNYQDVDLSSLVYVDMHMPIARHPTVNSTWREPGQAYGNTETFTLITVFPSGTPEEVAGKSHGEPTAGSTIKIVDPMTGATMPLGERGEIAVKGATVMLGYLGIPLSDSTDGDGFLRTADGGYVDAQGRLFWEGRLNDIIKTGGANVSPLEIDEVIRAHPDVKVSQTVGVPDELLGELVVSCIVPVEGASPSAEAIRDFAKEKLASYKLPRRILFVAEDDLQTTGSSKIKTAELRKLAAERLAEV; via the coding sequence ATGACTAAGAGGATGGGCATGACGGGTTCGGTCAAGGTGGTGGACGGCCTTTCCGTGGTCCACGGCATCGCGCTGGAGGACGAACAGGGCATCGGCGCCCTCACGCTGGGCGGTTACGTGCGCGAAATCGCCGCGCGCTACGGCCCGCGCGAGGCGGCAGTGATCCACCTTGACGGGCAGGTCGTGCGCTGGACCTATGACGAGCTTTACGCCCGCTCGCTACAGGTGGCGAAGTCGCTCATCGCGCTCGGCACCGGCAAGGGCACCCGCGTCGGCATCCTCATGACCAACCGGCCGGAATTCCTCGCGGGCGTCTTGGGCGCGGCGCTGGCGGGCTGCGTGGCGACGCCGATCAGCACGTTCTTCACGCCGTCCGAACTGGAAGTGGTGCTGAAGGCCTCGGGCGTATCGGTGCTGCTGCTCGAACGCTCGGTGCTAAAGAAGGACTTCGCCGAGATGCTCGCCGGGCTTGAGCCCGAGGTCATGGCGGCGCAGCCCGGCGCGCTGGCATCGCGCAGGTTCCCGTTCCTGCGCTATGCGGCAATGATCGACAGCGACGAACCGCTCGGCATGATCGAGACTTTCGCCGCGTTCCGCCGGCGCGGCGCGGGCGTGGCCGAGGAACTCGTGCTTGCCGCCAGCGATGCGGTGACGCCTGCCGATCCGGGCATCCTGCTGTTCTCCTCGGGCTCCACTGGCAAGGCCAAGGGCATCCTCAGCGCCCATCGCGGCGTCTGCCTGCAACTTTGGCGCTGGCCGCAGTGGTACGCCATCCGCGACGAGGTGCCCGCGCGCACATGGTCGGCGAACGGCTTCTTCTGGTCCGGCAACTTCGCCTGCGCGCTGGGCGGCACGCTTTCGCGCGGGGGGACGCTGGTCCTCCAGCGCTGGTTCGACGCGGCAGAAGCACTGGACCTCATGGCAAAGGAGCGCGCCAACATGGCGCTCGCCTGGCCGCACCAGTGGCCGCAGCTTGAGGCCGCGCCGAACTATCAGGACGTCGACCTCTCCTCGCTCGTCTACGTCGACATGCACATGCCGATCGCGCGCCATCCCACCGTGAACAGCACCTGGCGCGAGCCGGGGCAGGCTTACGGCAATACCGAGACGTTCACGCTCATCACCGTTTTCCCCTCCGGAACGCCGGAGGAAGTCGCGGGCAAGTCCCACGGCGAGCCGACGGCGGGCTCCACCATCAAGATCGTCGACCCGATGACCGGCGCGACGATGCCGCTGGGCGAACGCGGCGAGATCGCTGTTAAGGGCGCGACGGTGATGCTGGGCTACCTCGGCATTCCGCTCAGCGATTCGACCGACGGCGACGGTTTCCTGCGCACGGCGGACGGCGGCTACGTGGACGCGCAAGGCCGCCTGTTCTGGGAAGGTCGCCTCAACGACATCATCAAGACCGGCGGCGCCAACGTCTCTCCGCTGGAGATCGACGAAGTGATCCGCGCGCACCCGGACGTGAAGGTGTCGCAGACCGTGGGCGTGCCGGACGAACTGCTGGGCGAACTCGTCGTCTCGTGCATCGTGCCGGTGGAAGGCGCGAGCCCGAGCGCCGAGGCGATCCGCGATTTCGCGAAGGAAAAGCTCGCCAGCTACAAGCTGCCGCGCCGCATCCTGTTCGTGGCGGAGGACGATCTCCAGACCACCGGCAGCTCCAAGATCAAGACCGCCGAACTGCGCAAGCTGGCGGCGGAGCGGCTGGCGGAGGTGTGA
- a CDS encoding nuclear transport factor 2 family protein, which translates to MTTPDFADWLAICNLKAAYCRLLDTKDWEGWKQLFTEDCVLDTTGSGGTREQGRDRIVAQVSTALAGAKTAHQIHSPQITVDGDRAEVVWAMQDRVIKDDFALTGYGHYHETCVRTAEGWKIAEQRLTRLILDIERPAS; encoded by the coding sequence ATGACTACCCCCGACTTCGCCGACTGGCTCGCCATCTGCAATCTCAAGGCCGCGTACTGCCGGCTGCTCGACACCAAGGACTGGGAGGGCTGGAAGCAGCTCTTCACCGAGGACTGCGTGCTAGATACCACGGGCAGCGGCGGCACGCGCGAGCAGGGGCGGGATCGTATCGTGGCGCAGGTCAGCACGGCGCTGGCCGGGGCGAAGACCGCACACCAGATCCATTCGCCGCAGATCACCGTCGACGGCGACCGGGCCGAAGTGGTCTGGGCGATGCAGGACCGCGTCATCAAGGACGACTTCGCACTCACCGGCTATGGCCATTATCACGAAACGTGCGTGCGGACCGCCGAGGGTTGGAAGATCGCCGAGCAGCGCTTGACTCGCCTGATCCTCGACATCGAGCGTCCCGCTTCGTGA
- a CDS encoding MarR family winged helix-turn-helix transcriptional regulator, with product MERRVGTVLAQVARLMRRSFDERAREIGVTRPQWQVLSVLRRHPGIKQAELAEILEVEPITAGRMIDRMQDGGMVERRADPADRRAWRLYLTARGDEMIERLQPLAEETSEAALAGIDDADKAHMMRTLDRMLANLTGKPPVSED from the coding sequence ATGGAACGCAGGGTGGGCACGGTTCTGGCGCAAGTAGCGCGGCTCATGCGCCGCTCCTTCGACGAGCGCGCGCGGGAGATCGGCGTCACGCGACCGCAGTGGCAGGTGCTGAGCGTGCTGCGCCGCCATCCCGGTATCAAGCAGGCCGAACTCGCCGAAATCCTGGAGGTCGAGCCGATCACCGCCGGGCGCATGATCGACCGCATGCAGGACGGCGGCATGGTCGAACGCCGCGCCGACCCCGCCGACCGCCGTGCCTGGCGGCTATACCTCACTGCACGCGGCGACGAGATGATCGAGCGCCTGCAACCGCTGGCGGAGGAGACGTCCGAGGCCGCGCTCGCCGGGATCGACGATGCGGACAAGGCGCACATGATGCGCACGCTCGACCGGATGCTGGCGAACCTGACCGGGAAGCCGCCGGTTTCGGAGGATTGA
- a CDS encoding SDR family oxidoreductase, whose product MGKTIVITGAGAGLGKALAQRFAGEGETVILLGRTLSKVQALADELGAPALAVECDVADAASVRAAFATIAAQHPKIDVLINNAGIYEPFTVAEASDAQIDAILDTNLKGPIYCCRAAIPMMEAGGLIINVGSESVAVPFVMLSLYQSSKAGLEMFTTALEAELEESGIRVALLRAGPMYDEGKSSPNWDRDAAMRFHMGCAKNGLDLRARPVSHSASPTSVFRAVIDLPPDVRVSHVSIGARKA is encoded by the coding sequence GTGGGCAAGACCATCGTCATCACAGGCGCGGGGGCCGGTCTCGGCAAGGCGTTGGCGCAAAGGTTCGCGGGCGAGGGCGAGACGGTGATCCTGCTCGGCCGCACGCTGTCGAAAGTGCAGGCGCTGGCGGACGAACTGGGCGCTCCGGCGCTGGCGGTGGAGTGCGACGTGGCGGATGCCGCCTCCGTGCGCGCCGCCTTCGCGACGATCGCGGCGCAGCATCCGAAGATCGACGTGCTCATCAACAATGCGGGCATCTACGAGCCGTTCACGGTGGCGGAGGCCAGCGACGCGCAGATCGACGCGATCCTGGACACCAACCTCAAGGGTCCGATCTACTGCTGCCGCGCGGCGATCCCGATGATGGAGGCGGGCGGCCTCATCATCAACGTGGGCAGTGAATCGGTGGCGGTGCCGTTCGTGATGCTCTCGCTCTACCAGTCCAGCAAGGCGGGGCTGGAGATGTTCACGACGGCGCTCGAAGCCGAACTGGAAGAGAGCGGCATCCGCGTCGCCTTGCTGCGCGCCGGGCCGATGTACGACGAGGGCAAGTCCTCGCCGAACTGGGACCGCGATGCGGCGATGCGCTTCCACATGGGCTGCGCGAAGAACGGGCTGGACCTGCGCGCACGGCCCGTCTCGCACTCGGCTTCGCCCACCAGCGTGTTCCGCGCGGTGATCGACCTGCCGCCCGACGTGCGCGTCAGCCACGTCTCCATCGGCGCGCGAAAAGCCTGA